Part of the bacterium genome, CGTGAAGGCGACAAACAATGAGACCAGCACCGACACCGCCACGGTCATCCCGAACTGGTAGAAGAAGCGGCCGACGATGCCGCCCATGAAGGCGACCGGCACGAACACCGCCACGATCGTGAAGGTCGTCGCCATGACCGCCAGGCCGATTTCGCCGGTGCCCTCGGCGGCGGCGGCGCGGCTGTTGCCCCCGCGATGGAAGTGGCGATGGATGTTTTCGATCACGACGATGGCGTCATCGACCAGCAGCCCGGTGGCGATCGACAGACCCAGAAGCGACATGAAATTGATGGTGAAATCCAAAAGGTCCATCATCATGAAGGTGGCAATGATGGACGTCGGTATGGCCAGCGCCGAAATCAGCGTGGTGCGCCAATCGGCCAGAAAGATGAAGATGACCAGCACCGCCAGCAGGCCGCCGTAGAGGATGTTGACGATCACATCTTCGACCGAATCGCGAATGAAAGTGGAGTTGTCGGTGGCGACCACGATCTGGATGTCGGGCGGCAATTCGCGCCGCAACTCAACCAGGCGCGCCTGGATGCCGTCGGCGACCTGCACCGTGTTGGCGCCCGACTGACGGACCACATTGAGCGAGACCGCCTCGGCGCCGTTGTAGCGCGCGTAGCTGCGCTGCTCGGCGATGCCGTCGCTTATGGTCGCCACATCGTCCAGACGCACCGGCTTGCCGTCGCGGTGCGCGACCACGATGGCGGCGAAGTCGCGCCAGTCGGTCAGACGGCCCAGCGCGCGGACGGTGATCTCGCTTTCGCCGCGATCGAGGCGGCCGACCGGGATCTCGACATTCGCCTGGGCGATGGCCGCGGCAATCTCGTGGACCGGGATGCGGAAGGCCTCCAGCCGGGCGCGGTCCAGCGCAACCTGTATCTCGCGCTCCTCGCCGCCGGCCAACTGCACCGCCCCGACGCCGGGCACGCCCTCGAGACGCTTTTTGATCACGTCCTTGCTGAAGGTGGTGATTTCCTTCAACGGACGATTGCCGGAGACCACCAGCGACATGATCGGCATCGCATCGGGGTCGAACCGCTGGATGATCGGCTCCTCGGCGTCGTCGGGCAATTCGGATGTGATGGTCGAGATCTTCTCGCGCACCTCCAGCGCCTTGTCGGAGGGCTTCTCGCCGAGTTCGAACTCGGCGATGATCATCGACAGGCCGTCCTGCGAGGTCGACGTGATGTGTTTGAGCCCGGAGATCGTGTTGATCTCATCCTCGATCAGCTTGGTGACCTCCGACTCGATCGTCTCCGGATCGGCGCCCGGGTAGGCGGTCATCACCACGACGTAGGGAAAGTCGACATCGGGAAAAAGATCAACGGGGATGCGGTTGTAGGAGAAGGCGCCCAGCACGACCAGCGCGGCGACCATCATCACCGTGAAGACCGGCCGTTTGATCGCGGTGTCGGAGAGTTTCATCGCACCGCCGTCTGCGGCACCGGATTGACCGGGCTTTGATCCTGCAGGGAGTGTTGACCGAGCACGACGACCGTCTCACCGGGCGTCAGGCCATTGGTGATCTGCACGCGCGTGCCCGATTCGGCGCCGACCGTGACCGGGGTGTAATGCGCCAGGGAATCGCGCACGACAAAGGCGCCCAGCCCCGATTCGCGGTAGACCAGGGCCTCGCGCGGCACCGCCACCGCGCCGGCGATGCGCTCCAATTCCAGGCCGACGGTGATGAACATGCCGGGCAGGAGACGGCCTTCTAGGTTCGGCGCCAGCGCCTCGACCCGCAACATGCGAGTGTCGGGGTCGGCCGACGAGGCGATCTGGTCGACCCAGCCGGCCGCGTAAGCGGCGCTGTCCAACTGCGACTGAATCCGCATCGGCATTCCCTTGGCCAGCGCGCGGGCCTCATAGACGGTGGCATCGATCAACACGCGCACCGTGTCGATGGCGGCAATCTCGACCAAGGCCTCGCCCGGTGTGGTCTGACGTCCGGCCCTGGCGCGCACATCGGTGACGATCCCGGTCAGCGGGGCCAGCACATTGGCGGCGTCGCGCGCGGCCTCGAAGTCGGCCTTGGCGACCTCGTAGGCGGTGCGACGCGCATCGCGCTCCAACTCGCTCACCGCGCCGGCGGCGAACAGACGATCGTATTTCTCAAGGGTTTTTTTGGCGTCCTCATACACCGCCTGCGCCTGGCGCACCGACGTCGCCGGCCCGGACTGGTCAAACGACACGACCACCTGCCCGGCGCGCACCGCATCGCCCTTGCGCACATGTACCCGCGCGATCGTCTCGGCCAGACGCGCGCTGACCGTTGCCTGACGGATCCCCTCCACCGAACCGGAGAAGGAGAGCGTGCGGGAGATATCCTCCCGGACCACCGGGGCGGTAACCACCGGAATACGGGCGATCGTGTTCTGCGCCTGATTGCCCGATTGACAGCCGGCCAGGGCGAAGGTCAGGGCCATGAGCATCGCCGCGGAGGACACATGTTGAACACGCATCGTCGGACTCCTTGATCCTGTTCCGGATTACTCGCCGGCGCGGGCAAACACCGGCTCACCCATGGCCAGCCGCCACGCAACCCGCGCCACCCGGCGGTCATGACGGGCGCGGGCGGCGAAGACACGCGCGGTGGCCAACGCCACCTGCGCATCGAGCACTTCCAACTGCGTTCCGACTCCGGACTCATAGCGCAGATTGGCGATCTGCAGT contains:
- a CDS encoding efflux RND transporter permease subunit translates to MKLSDTAIKRPVFTVMMVAALVVLGAFSYNRIPVDLFPDVDFPYVVVMTAYPGADPETIESEVTKLIEDEINTISGLKHITSTSQDGLSMIIAEFELGEKPSDKALEVREKISTITSELPDDAEEPIIQRFDPDAMPIMSLVVSGNRPLKEITTFSKDVIKKRLEGVPGVGAVQLAGGEEREIQVALDRARLEAFRIPVHEIAAAIAQANVEIPVGRLDRGESEITVRALGRLTDWRDFAAIVVAHRDGKPVRLDDVATISDGIAEQRSYARYNGAEAVSLNVVRQSGANTVQVADGIQARLVELRRELPPDIQIVVATDNSTFIRDSVEDVIVNILYGGLLAVLVIFIFLADWRTTLISALAIPTSIIATFMMMDLLDFTINFMSLLGLSIATGLLVDDAIVVIENIHRHFHRGGNSRAAAAEGTGEIGLAVMATTFTIVAVFVPVAFMGGIVGRFFYQFGMTVAVSVLVSLFVAFTLTPMLFSRLVTRPEEEQTARAQRGLFALLARFNAVFERLKELYRRALAWALRHRLATMTMATIGFVGSFFLVPFIGTEFLPMSDRGQIYIAFEAAPGTTLRQTVELTARLEERLRAIPEVAGIFTTIGAQQQGVNEGMVTVILTPHDQRDRHAFALQSEMRERLADFPGLYLGLALEAGSMEQQPIGISVQGEDLRVLRMLAAAVEDSAKATPGAREIRNSLSGARPETQIVVDRERASELGLSMAAIASDLRTLIDGRDVTTFKEGTEEYNVRLRLAPSDRGDPWSLANLMIGSTRDIPAHPNFMVPLKDVAHLQPRGGPAEI
- a CDS encoding efflux RND transporter periplasmic adaptor subunit; this translates as MRVQHVSSAAMLMALTFALAGCQSGNQAQNTIARIPVVTAPVVREDISRTLSFSGSVEGIRQATVSARLAETIARVHVRKGDAVRAGQVVVSFDQSGPATSVRQAQAVYEDAKKTLEKYDRLFAAGAVSELERDARRTAYEVAKADFEAARDAANVLAPLTGIVTDVRARAGRQTTPGEALVEIAAIDTVRVLIDATVYEARALAKGMPMRIQSQLDSAAYAAGWVDQIASSADPDTRMLRVEALAPNLEGRLLPGMFITVGLELERIAGAVAVPREALVYRESGLGAFVVRDSLAHYTPVTVGAESGTRVQITNGLTPGETVVVLGQHSLQDQSPVNPVPQTAVR